A part of Chanodichthys erythropterus isolate Z2021 chromosome 4, ASM2448905v1, whole genome shotgun sequence genomic DNA contains:
- the cited2 gene encoding cbp/p300-interacting transactivator 2, which translates to MVDRMMAMNHGRFPDAVNGHQHSARRMGMGQFSNALPQQQHYNVIMGDHMHYAGGNVNANHGIRHSMASGNNINGGIPNGNLPARFNSQFVGQGQQLAASMQLQKLNTPYYSHHTHPSHHHHYMHELHPASHQLNGTGQQFQNSNAKQNTSGVPLPGHHMPAAMLPPNVIDTDFIDEEVLMSLVIEMGLDRIKELPELWLGQNEFDFMTDFVCKQQPSRVSC; encoded by the coding sequence ATGGTAGACCGAATGATGGCAATGAACCATGGACGTTTCCCAGATGCTGTGAATGGGCATCAGCACTCCGCGCGCAGGATGGGAATGGGACAGTTTTCCAACGCGCTTCCACAGCAACAACATTATAACGTTATCATGGGAGATCACATGCATTACGCGGGAGGGAATGTAAACGCAAATCACGGGATCCGGCATTCCATGGCCTCTGGGAATAATATAAACGGAGGGATCCCCAATGGCAACTTGCCTGCCCGCTTTAACTCCCAGTTTGTCGGACAAGGGCAGCAGCTCGCTGCCAGCATGCAGTTGCAAAAGCTCAACACGCCTTACTACAGTCACCACACGCATCCTTCCCATCATCACCATTACATGCACGAACTGCACCCCGCAAGCCACCAGTTAAACGGGACAGGACAGCAGTTCCAAAACAGTAACGCTAAGCAGAACACGTCTGGGGTTCCTCTGCCTGGCCACCACATGCCTGCAGCAATGCTGCCCCCCAACGTTATCGACACGGATTTTATTGACGAGGAGGTCTTGATGTCACTGGTGATAGAAATGGGCTTGGACCGAATAAAGGAGCTGCCAGAACTGTGGCTGGGACAGAATGAGTTCGATTTCATGACAGACTTTGTTTGTAAGCAACAGCCTAGCCGAGTGAGCTGTTAA